A section of the bacterium genome encodes:
- a CDS encoding YigZ family protein, producing the protein MSQDSYKTIAGAAEAALKIKGSRFLGFAAPISGRQEAEAFLDELRRRYFDATHHCYAWRLGDSAGENSRFSDDGEPPGTAGKPLLQAITGRDLTNLIVVVVRYFGGTKLGVGGLVHAYSDCAARVLDACTVQTIWRTRSCRFTVGYDHLSAVMRLIEQHGAIIEEVVYGGEVTMRLALRLQEAEAFRTAAVEATRGTIHWER; encoded by the coding sequence ATGAGCCAGGACTCTTACAAGACCATTGCGGGCGCGGCTGAGGCCGCGCTTAAGATCAAAGGCTCCCGTTTTCTTGGATTCGCTGCACCCATCAGCGGGCGGCAGGAGGCAGAGGCCTTCCTCGACGAACTTCGCCGGCGCTACTTCGACGCCACCCATCACTGCTATGCCTGGCGCCTGGGCGACAGCGCCGGGGAGAACAGCCGCTTCTCCGACGACGGCGAGCCCCCCGGCACCGCCGGCAAACCCCTCCTCCAGGCCATCACCGGCCGCGATCTCACCAACCTCATCGTCGTAGTGGTCCGCTATTTCGGCGGCACCAAGCTCGGCGTCGGTGGACTCGTTCACGCCTACAGCGACTGCGCCGCCCGCGTTCTCGATGCCTGCACTGTCCAGACCATCTGGCGTACCCGGAGCTGCCGGTTCACAGTCGGTTACGACCATCTCAGCGCGGTGATGCGGCTGATAGAACAGCATGGTGCAATCATCGAGGAGGTCGTGTACGGGGGGGAGGTGACCATGCGCCTGGCCTTGCGCCTGCAGGAGGCGGAGGCCTTCCGCACCGCGGCGGTAGAGGCAACCCGTGGTACGATTCACTGGGAGAGATGA
- a CDS encoding acyl-CoA dehydrogenase family protein yields the protein MNYYLTEMQQALQQLAREFARGTIAPAAAQYDQSAEFPWPIVKEMARMDFFRLWIPEAYEGMGGGITEMALVTEEFSRACGGIALALAGTALGTFPILIAGSEEQQRKFLPVLASGEGLAAFCLTEPEAGSDAGAIQTTARLDGDAYILNGTKHFITNGGVARFYTVIANTDPARGARGATAFVVEEGTPGLIFGKKEDKMGIRASATCEVVFQECRVPKENLLGKEGMGFPIAMKTLDRSRPGVAAQAVGIAQGALDHAVRYARTRQQFGQSISSFQAIQFMLADMATEIEAARALVYGTARMIDSGEKDFGRESAMCKVFAGDVAMRVTTDAVQIFGGYGYMKDYPIEKYMRDAKITQIYEGTNQIQRGVIARHVIKESASGQ from the coding sequence GAATTCCCCTGGCCGATCGTCAAGGAGATGGCGCGGATGGATTTTTTCCGGTTGTGGATCCCCGAAGCCTATGAAGGCATGGGCGGCGGCATCACAGAAATGGCACTGGTGACCGAAGAGTTTTCCCGGGCGTGCGGCGGCATTGCCCTGGCCCTAGCCGGAACCGCGCTGGGCACGTTCCCGATCCTCATTGCCGGCAGCGAGGAACAGCAACGCAAGTTTCTCCCGGTACTCGCCAGCGGCGAGGGCTTGGCTGCATTCTGCCTGACCGAGCCGGAGGCCGGCTCGGATGCCGGTGCGATCCAGACGACCGCGCGGCTGGACGGCGATGCCTACATCCTCAACGGCACCAAGCATTTTATCACCAACGGCGGCGTCGCGCGCTTTTACACGGTCATCGCCAATACCGATCCCGCGCGCGGCGCCCGCGGTGCCACCGCCTTTGTGGTCGAAGAGGGCACGCCGGGGTTGATCTTCGGCAAGAAAGAGGACAAGATGGGCATCCGCGCCTCCGCCACTTGCGAGGTGGTCTTTCAGGAGTGCCGCGTCCCCAAAGAGAATCTCCTCGGCAAAGAGGGGATGGGTTTCCCTATCGCCATGAAGACGCTCGACCGCTCCCGGCCCGGTGTGGCGGCTCAGGCCGTCGGCATCGCTCAGGGAGCGCTGGACCATGCGGTGCGCTACGCCCGCACCCGGCAACAGTTCGGCCAGAGCATCAGCAGCTTTCAGGCGATTCAGTTCATGCTCGCCGATATGGCCACCGAGATTGAGGCGGCGCGCGCTCTTGTCTATGGGACCGCCCGCATGATCGACAGCGGCGAAAAAGATTTCGGCCGTGAATCAGCCATGTGCAAGGTCTTCGCCGGCGATGTCGCCATGCGCGTCACCACCGATGCCGTCCAGATCTTTGGCGGATACGGCTACATGAAGGATTATCCGATCGAAAAATACATGCGCGATGCCAAGATCACACAGATCTACGAGGGCACCAACCAGATTCAGCGCGGGGTGATCGCGCGCCACGTCATCAAGGAGAGCGCCAGCGGGCAGTAA